A single region of the Malaclemys terrapin pileata isolate rMalTer1 chromosome 4, rMalTer1.hap1, whole genome shotgun sequence genome encodes:
- the TLCD3B gene encoding ceramide synthase isoform X3, with translation MASTAGYIIFSSCQHVIDDQHWLTSAYTQFAVPYFIYDIYAMFLCHWHKYRVKGHESAGPRSLRTVTRTFLHKEFLMVLHHLCMVLVCFPISVLWRQGKGDFFLGCMLMAELSTPFVCLGKVLILYKQQHTLLHKVNGLLMLVTFFCCRILLFPYMYWAYGRHAGLPLHRVPLALPPAYNLGAALLLGPQLYWFGLICRGAFRLFRRARPKDATALRNGHGPGGRALD, from the exons ATGGCCTCCACAGCCGGATACATCATTTTCAGCTCCTGCCAGCACGTTATCGATGACCA GCATTGGCTGACAAGCGCCTACACGCAGTTCGCGGTGCCCTACTTCATCTACGACATCTACGCCATGTTCCTGTGCCACTGGCACAAGTACCGGGTAAAGGGGCACGAGAGCGCGGGGCCCCGCTCGCTGCGCACCGTCACCCGCACCTTCCTGCACAAGGAGTTCCTCATGGTGCTGCACCACCTCTGCATGGTGCTGGTGTGCTTCCCCATCTCCGTG ctgtggcGCCAGGGGAAGGGCGATTTCTTCCTGGGCTGCATGCTGATGGCTGAGCTGAGCACCCCCTTCGTCTGCCTGGGCAAGGTGCTCATCCTG TACAAGCAGCAGCACACCCTGCTGCACAAGGTGAACGGGCTGCTCATGCTGGTGACCTTCTTCTGCTGCCGCATCCTGCTCTTCCCCTATATGTACTGGGCCTACGGGCGCCACGCCGGGCTGCCCCTGCACCGCGTGCCCCTCGCCCTGCCGCCCGCCTACAACCTGGGCGCCGCCCTGCTTCTGGGCCCCCAGCTCTACTGGTTCGGCCTTATCTGCCGCGGGGCCTTCCGCCTCTTCCGCCGCGCCCGGCCCAAGGACGCCACCGCCCTGCGCAACGGGCACGGCCCTGGGGGACGGGCGCTGGACTGA
- the MVP gene encoding LOW QUALITY PROTEIN: major vault protein (The sequence of the model RefSeq protein was modified relative to this genomic sequence to represent the inferred CDS: inserted 2 bases in 1 codon), with translation MAEESIIRIPPHHYIHVLDQNSNVTRVEVGPQTYIRQDNERVVFPPAKMVTVPPRHYCAVLNPVLRAPGAGVQFDASGQALLRHADLEIRLSQPPFPLYPGEEIQQGITALQVVLPDTALHLKALLDFEDDQGPQLTPASRXGTYIPRTEVEVVEISQATIICHNQAIRLRARKECTDREGTRRVTGEEWLVKRVGAYLPGVFEEVVDIVDAFVLTEKRALHLRATKTFRDPQDTVRRTGEEWLVTLAQSEAYIPDVYEEVVGIVDITTLSSRQYCVVCDPVGPDGKPQLGQEKVIKGEKSFFLQPGESLKDGIQDIYILSEDEGLLLRALSKLEDLDEDGGELHRKPGDRWLIRGPREYVPPAEVEVLERRRATPLGENEGIYMRDIKTGKVRAVIGHTYMLTEYEELWDKELPPTVEALLSSGRDPVADRSRAPPQEGEDRPRDTRRVVSYQVPHNAAVQVYDYQERKSRVVLGPELVLLGPDEQFTVLSLSGGRPKTPHSRRSLCLLLGPDFCTDIVTIETADHARLQLQLAYNWHFEVPSPPDPPALSRLFSVPDFVGDACKALASRIRGAVASVSFDDFHKNSNRIICSAVFGFDAELQVRSCLRFPQNGLVVSSVDIQSVEPVDQRTRDALQRSVQLAIEITTNSQEAAARHEAERLEQEARGRLERQKILDQAEAERARKELLELEALSAAVESAGAARAEAQSKAEAARIAGEAAVEQAKLKAEAAAIETESELARLCQAREQELRFARAQGEQEAARAQLLAEVEVKKFQQVTEAIGPETLRDIALAGPELQVKLLKGLGLQSALITDGSSPINLFSTAGGLLGILPRHPPGPQE, from the exons ATGGCCGAGGAGTCCATCATCCGCATCCCCCCGCACCACTACATCCACGTGCTGGACCAGAACTCCAACGTGACCCGCGTGGAGGTGGGGCCGCAGACCTACATCCGCCAGGACAATGAACG ggtCGTCTTTCCCCCCGCCAAGATGGTGACGGTGCCCCCCCGGCACTACTGCGCGGTGCTGAACCCTGTGCTGCGGGCGCCGGGCGCCGGGGTGCAGTTCGATGCCTCGGGGCAGGCGCTGCTACGGCACGCGGACCTGGAGATCCGGCTcagccagccccccttccccctctaccCGGGAGAGGAGATCCAGCAG gggaTCACAGCCCTGCAGGTGGTGCTGCCGGACACCGCCCTGCACCTCAAGGCCCTGCTGGATTTTGAGGACGACCAGGGGCCACAGCTAACGCCAGCCTCCCG AGGCACCTACATCCCGCGCACCGAGGTGGAGGTGGTGGAAATCAGCCAGGCGACCATCATCTGCCACAACCAGGCCATCCGGCTCCGGGCCCGCAAGGAGTGTACGGACCGGGAGGGGACCCGGCGCGTCACAG gtgaggAGTGGCTGGTGAAGCGAGTGGGTGCGTATCTCCCTGGCGTGTTTGAGGAGGTGGTTGACATTGTGGATGCTTTTGTGCTGACAGAAAAG AGGGCGCTGCATCTCCGCGCCACCAAGACCTTCCGGGACCCGCAGGACACGGTGCGCCGGACAGGGGAGGAGTGGCTGGTGACGCTAGCGCAGAGCGAGGCCTACATCCCGGACGTCTACGAGGAGGTGGTGGGCATTGTGGACATCACCACACTGAGCAGCCGCCAGTACTGCGTGGTGTGCGACCCCGTGGGGCCCGACGGCAAGCCGCAGCTGGGCCAGGAGAAGGTGATCAAG GGGGAGAAGTCGTTCTTCCTCCAGCCAGGGGAGTCTCTGAAGGACGGGATCCAGGACATCTACATCCTCTCGGAGGACGAAGGGCTGCTGCTGCGGGCCCTGAGCAAGCTGGAGGACTTGGATGAG GACGGTGGTGAGCTGCACCGGAAGCCGGGCGATCGCTGGCTCATCCGGGGGCCCCGGGAGTACGTGCCGCCAGCAGAGGTGGAGGTCCTGGAGCggcgccgcgccacccccctggGCGAGAACGAGGGGATCTACATGCGGGACATCAAGACAGGCAAG gtgcGGGCGGTGATCGGTCACACCTACATGCTGACAGAGTACGAGGAGCTGTGGGATAAGGAGCTGCCCCCCACCGTGGAGGCCCTGCTGTCCTCGGGCCGGGACCCTGTGGCCGACCGCTCCAGGGCCCCCCCCCAAGAAGGTGAGGACCGGCCCCGCGACACGAGACGGGTGGTGAGTTACCAGGTGCCCCACAACGCCGCCGTGCAGGTGTACGACTACCAGGAGCGGAAGTCCAG ggtgGTGCTGGGCCCGGAGCTGGTTCTGCTGGGCCCGGACGAGCAGTTCACGGTGCTCAGCTTGTCGGGGGGGCGGCCCAAGACCCCCCACAGCCGCCGCTCGCTCTGCCTGCTACTGGGCCCTGACTTCTGCACCGACATCGTCACCATCGAGACGGCTGACCACGCccggctgcagctccagctggccTACAACTG GCACTTCGAGGTGCCGtcaccccccgaccccccagcgCTCTCCCGGCTCTTCAGTGTCCCGGACTTCGTGGGAGACGCCTGCAAAGCGCTGGCCTCCCGCATCCGCGGGGCCGTGGCCTCCGTCAGCTTCGACGACTTCCACAAG aactcGAACCGGATCATCTGCTCGGCCGTGTTCGGCTTCGACGCGGAGCTGCAGGTGCGGAGCTGCCTGCGCTTCCCCCAGAACGGGCTGGTGGTGAGCAGCGTGGACATCCAGAGCGTGGAGCCGGTGGACCAGCGCACGCGGGACGCGCTGCAGAGGAGTGTCCAGTTGGCCATCGAGATCACCACCAACTCCCAGGAGGCGGCCGCCAG GCACGAGGCCGAGCGGCTGGAGCAGGAGGCccgggggcggctggagcggcAGAAAATCCTGGACCAGGCGGAGGCTGAGCGAGCCCggaaggagctgctggagctggaggcaCTGAG CGCGGCAGTGGAGAGCGCTGGTGCGGCGCGGGCCGAGGCCCAGTCCAAGGCGGAGGCGGCGCGGATCGCGGGGGAGGCGGCTGTGGAACAGGCCAAGCTGAAGGCGGAGGCAGCCGCCATTGAGACA GAGTCGGAGCTGGCGCGGCTGTGCCAGGCGCGGGAGCAGGAGCTGCGCTTCGCCCGGGCGCAGGGCGAGCAGGAGGCGGCGCGGGCCCAGCTGCTGGCCGAGGTGGAGGTGAAGAAGTTCCAGCAGGTGACGGAAGCCATCGGGCCCGAGACCCTGCGGGACATCGCGCTGGCCGGGCCGGAGCTGCAg gTGAAGCTGCTGAAGGGCCTGGGTCTCCAGTCGGCCCTCATCACCGACGGCTCCTCCCCCATCAACCTCTTCTCCACGGCGGGGGGGCTGCTGGGCATCCTGCCCAGGCACCCCCCGGGGCCCCAGGAGTGA
- the C4H16orf92 gene encoding fertilization-influencing membrane protein — protein sequence MGQWGWLLLWVLVTPLGARPLSPNSTDQDTGPRRAETGQAPQPLWFNYPDDDRAKILATYRYIGEQPVFFTANPLPRLLHHILFGSILLTLLFFLYQIFSTM from the exons atggggcagtggggctggctccTCCTGTGGGTGCTGGTGACGCCCCTCGGAGCCAGACCTCTGTCCCCTAACAGCACCGACCAGGACACAG GGCCACGCAGGGCCGAGACGGGGCAGGCGCCGCAGCCGCTCTGGTTCAATTATCCCGACGATGACAGAGCCAAGATCCTGGCGACCTACCGCTACATCGGGGAGCAGCCAGTGTTCTTCACAGCCA ATCCCCTCCCCCGACTCCTGCACCACATCCTGTTTGGATCCATCCTGCTGACCCTGCTCTTCTTCCTCTACCAGATCTTCAGCACAATGTAG
- the TLCD3B gene encoding ceramide synthase isoform X2, whose protein sequence is MALIFLFGCCVFPLFFLALHWALHRTRALGMDQLQAIYVAAKLVSSIQAVMASTAGYIIFSSCQHVIDDQHWLTSAYTQFAVPYFIYDIYAMFLCHWHKYRVKGHESAGPRSLRTVTRTFLHKEFLMVLHHLCMVLVCFPISVLWRQGKGDFFLGCMLMAELSTPFVCLGKVLILYKQQHTLLHKVNGLLMLVTFFCCRILLFPYMYWAYGRHAGLPLHRVPLALPPAYNLGAALLLGPQLYWFGLICRGAFRLFRRARPKDATALRNGHGPGGRALD, encoded by the exons ATGGCCCTGATCTTCCTCTTCGGCTGCTGcgtcttccccctcttcttcctcgCCCTCCACTGGGCACTGCACCGCACCCGGGCCCTGGGTATGGACCAGCTGCAAGCCATCTACGTCGCTGCCAA gctGGTCTCCTCCATCCAAGCCGTCATGGCCTCCACAGCCGGATACATCATTTTCAGCTCCTGCCAGCACGTTATCGATGACCA GCATTGGCTGACAAGCGCCTACACGCAGTTCGCGGTGCCCTACTTCATCTACGACATCTACGCCATGTTCCTGTGCCACTGGCACAAGTACCGGGTAAAGGGGCACGAGAGCGCGGGGCCCCGCTCGCTGCGCACCGTCACCCGCACCTTCCTGCACAAGGAGTTCCTCATGGTGCTGCACCACCTCTGCATGGTGCTGGTGTGCTTCCCCATCTCCGTG ctgtggcGCCAGGGGAAGGGCGATTTCTTCCTGGGCTGCATGCTGATGGCTGAGCTGAGCACCCCCTTCGTCTGCCTGGGCAAGGTGCTCATCCTG TACAAGCAGCAGCACACCCTGCTGCACAAGGTGAACGGGCTGCTCATGCTGGTGACCTTCTTCTGCTGCCGCATCCTGCTCTTCCCCTATATGTACTGGGCCTACGGGCGCCACGCCGGGCTGCCCCTGCACCGCGTGCCCCTCGCCCTGCCGCCCGCCTACAACCTGGGCGCCGCCCTGCTTCTGGGCCCCCAGCTCTACTGGTTCGGCCTTATCTGCCGCGGGGCCTTCCGCCTCTTCCGCCGCGCCCGGCCCAAGGACGCCACCGCCCTGCGCAACGGGCACGGCCCTGGGGGACGGGCGCTGGACTGA
- the TLCD3B gene encoding ceramide synthase isoform X1, whose amino-acid sequence MFHALVAGSIVFPGLFLLAKNSLKRLPWLQWDEADAVIISARLVSSIQAVMASTAGYIIFSSCQHVIDDQHWLTSAYTQFAVPYFIYDIYAMFLCHWHKYRVKGHESAGPRSLRTVTRTFLHKEFLMVLHHLCMVLVCFPISVLWRQGKGDFFLGCMLMAELSTPFVCLGKVLILYKQQHTLLHKVNGLLMLVTFFCCRILLFPYMYWAYGRHAGLPLHRVPLALPPAYNLGAALLLGPQLYWFGLICRGAFRLFRRARPKDATALRNGHGPGGRALD is encoded by the exons ATGTTTCACGCCTTGGTGGCTGGGAGCATCGTCTTCCCAGGGCTCTTCCTGCTGGCCAAGAATAGCCTCAAGCGGCTGCCCTGGCTGCAGTGGGATGAGGCCGACGCTGTCATCATCTCAGCCAG gctGGTCTCCTCCATCCAAGCCGTCATGGCCTCCACAGCCGGATACATCATTTTCAGCTCCTGCCAGCACGTTATCGATGACCA GCATTGGCTGACAAGCGCCTACACGCAGTTCGCGGTGCCCTACTTCATCTACGACATCTACGCCATGTTCCTGTGCCACTGGCACAAGTACCGGGTAAAGGGGCACGAGAGCGCGGGGCCCCGCTCGCTGCGCACCGTCACCCGCACCTTCCTGCACAAGGAGTTCCTCATGGTGCTGCACCACCTCTGCATGGTGCTGGTGTGCTTCCCCATCTCCGTG ctgtggcGCCAGGGGAAGGGCGATTTCTTCCTGGGCTGCATGCTGATGGCTGAGCTGAGCACCCCCTTCGTCTGCCTGGGCAAGGTGCTCATCCTG TACAAGCAGCAGCACACCCTGCTGCACAAGGTGAACGGGCTGCTCATGCTGGTGACCTTCTTCTGCTGCCGCATCCTGCTCTTCCCCTATATGTACTGGGCCTACGGGCGCCACGCCGGGCTGCCCCTGCACCGCGTGCCCCTCGCCCTGCCGCCCGCCTACAACCTGGGCGCCGCCCTGCTTCTGGGCCCCCAGCTCTACTGGTTCGGCCTTATCTGCCGCGGGGCCTTCCGCCTCTTCCGCCGCGCCCGGCCCAAGGACGCCACCGCCCTGCGCAACGGGCACGGCCCTGGGGGACGGGCGCTGGACTGA